One region of Rana temporaria chromosome 9, aRanTem1.1, whole genome shotgun sequence genomic DNA includes:
- the ATP6AP1 gene encoding V-type proton ATPase subunit S1 — protein MAAGQFVLQLSALLLVGLPWQVTSSQQVPVLLWSSESSLWNNEPITHGGHVTTDRQLGQYLDSALSSGPRNVLIFLQDKLSVEDFTAFGGVYGNKQDSAFPNLESIMESSPSSLVLPSVDWYAANILPTYLKEKLGVSPLHVDQSTLLELRLNKSIPSLLVVRLPYASSNGVMAAKDVLRANDEVIGQVLSTLKSEGVPYTALLTALRPSRVSTETDFGVANLRRQLLAADTPKYPPVSFNNTENTPCILFWAVNITLHIENTVRDLTGSTFSRTDPQLTEGSSCNLTDSRLVLNYENGLKMIFHMGNRRYSVSGRNWTTLNRIEVFNETHNATFIAPQANMPSIYSFHCQYVSSLSTFGPILINNSSRDSPGTKWNLHITEFQIQGFDVTGLKFAYASDCAGFFSPGIWMGLVTTLLFVFILTYGLHMVMSLKTMDRFDDPKGPSIAVPQTD, from the exons TTCCCTGTGGAACAACGAGCCCATCACACATGGAGGTCATGTGACAACTGATCGCCAGCTGGGTCAGTACCTGGACTCTGCCCTGAGTAGTGGACCCCGGAATGTCTTGATTTTCCTCCAAGATAAG CTGAGCGTTGAAGACTTTACAGCTTTTGGAGGAGTCTATGGCAACAAGCAGGACAGCGCTTTTCCCAATCTAGAA AGCATTATGGAGTCCTCACCTTCTTCCCTGGTGCTGCCTTCAGTGGACTGGTATGCTGCCAACATCCTTCCCACCTACCTTAAGGAGAAACTGGGTGTCAGCCCACTTCATGTGGATCAGTCTACCCTATTAGAGCTGAGACTGAATAAAAGCATCCCATCGTTGCTTGTCGTAAGGTTACCCTATGCTAGTAG tAATGGAGTAATGGCAGCCAAAGATGTCCTCCGAGCCAATG ATGAAGTCATTGGACAAGTCTTGAGCACGCTAAAATCAGAGGGTGTGCCTTATACTGCTCTTCTCACAGCTCTCAGGCCATCTAGg GTGAGCACAGAGACTGATTTTGGGGTGGCTAATCTGAGGCGTCAGCTGCTGGCCGCAGATACTCCAAAATATCCACCTGTGTCTTTCAATAACACGGAGAACACCCCGTGTATCCTGTTTTGGGCCGTTAACATAACCCTACACATTGAAAACACTGTAAGGGATCTCACTGGGAGTACCTTCTCTAGAACAGACCCACAACTTACTGAAGGCTCCAGCTGCAACCTTACTGACTCAAG GCTAGTCCTCAATTATGAAAATGGATTGAAAATGAT ATTCCATATGGGCAACCGCCGGTACAGCGTGTCAGGACGCAATTGGACCACTTTGAACCGCATAGAGGTTTTTAACGAAACTCACAATGCTACATTCATCGCTCCCCAAGCAAACATGCCCAGCATCTATTCCTTCCACTGCCAGTATGTCAGCAGTCTTTCCACATTTGGTCCAATCCTGATCAATAACAGCAGCCGAGACTCTCCCGGAACAAAGTGGAATCTCCACATCACCGAATTCCAG ATCCAGGGCTTCGACGTCACCGGTCTCAAGTTTGCCTACGCCAGCGACTGTGCCGGCTTCTTCTCTCCTGGCATCTGGATGGGGCTCGTCACCACGCTGCTCTTTGTCTTCATCCTGACCTATGGGCTGCACATGGTTATGAGTCTGAAGACCATGGATCGCTTTGACGATCCTAAAGGACCTTCTATCGCTGTACCCCAGACTGACTGA